A single window of Nitrospiria bacterium DNA harbors:
- a CDS encoding GNAT family N-acetyltransferase, producing the protein MEICLINRFDQINPEKLIWNRLAQKSGLNTIFQTYEWHQAWWEVFGDDRELFVIVAKEDGEVVGIAPLMITCQDTILARKRIVEFIGSGTSDYCNFITNESCENIIPLMIEFLFENRNRWDCLKLTGITENSVLSKILIGACSRHMRGKFFVKYSNSHKLVINNYDNEVKRVLRKKSLRRRQNHFRKQGSYEVDHLFDPAKIETHLNSFFEQHISRWKSSRTPSQFLNEKSRRFFLRLVENLGSNNWLLFSVIRSGGIPLAYHFGFNFNGILTWYTPSFNQVFLKYSPGQVLLKELLDYAIQERMDAFDFTIGSEEYKKRFSNETGRVQSFYIYSNYLDYELERMGSLFRKVVRLAT; encoded by the coding sequence ATGGAAATTTGTTTAATCAATCGGTTTGATCAGATCAATCCTGAAAAATTGATTTGGAATAGATTGGCACAAAAGAGCGGATTAAACACAATCTTCCAAACCTACGAGTGGCATCAAGCCTGGTGGGAGGTATTTGGGGATGACCGTGAACTTTTTGTAATTGTTGCAAAGGAAGATGGGGAAGTTGTGGGAATTGCCCCTTTGATGATTACTTGCCAGGATACTATCCTTGCTCGAAAAAGAATTGTTGAATTCATAGGTTCTGGCACTTCGGATTATTGTAACTTTATCACAAACGAAAGTTGTGAGAATATAATTCCCTTGATGATTGAATTCCTTTTTGAAAATAGAAATCGTTGGGATTGTCTTAAGCTTACAGGGATTACTGAAAACTCCGTTTTAAGCAAGATACTCATAGGAGCCTGTTCCAGACACATGCGCGGTAAGTTTTTTGTGAAGTATTCTAATTCCCACAAACTGGTGATCAATAACTATGACAATGAGGTAAAACGGGTGCTTAGAAAGAAGAGCCTTAGGAGGAGACAAAATCATTTCAGAAAACAAGGGAGTTATGAGGTTGACCATTTATTTGACCCAGCTAAAATTGAGACACATTTGAATTCTTTTTTCGAGCAGCATATCTCACGCTGGAAGTCTTCTCGTACTCCTAGTCAATTCCTAAATGAAAAATCAAGACGTTTCTTTTTAAGGCTTGTGGAAAATCTTGGCAGCAACAACTGGTTGCTTTTTTCGGTGATACGTTCGGGGGGAATTCCTTTAGCTTACCACTTTGGATTTAATTTTAATGGAATATTAACCTGGTATACCCCCTCTTTTAATCAGGTTTTTTTAAAATATTCCCCCGGGCAGGTACTTTTAAAAGAGTTGTTGGATTATGCTATTCAAGAGCGAATGGATGCATTTGATTTTACCATTGGGAGTGAAGAATATAAAAAGCGGTTTTCAAATGAAACCGGAAGAGTTCAATCTTTTTATATTTATAGCAATTATCTGGATTATGAATTGGAGAGGATGGGAAGCCTTTTTAGAAAAGTGGTTCGCTTAGCAACCTGA
- a CDS encoding polysaccharide deacetylase family protein, with translation MRNGKPLPDYTAVVTFDDGYRNNYTIAYPILSQYHIPAVIFLATRCVSDQVHCWPDRLYLAIKHTSKQGIDLTKWGLPYYSLRLPIEKEMANQEIAEYLKMLPRHEKDLILEEIIDHLKIHSISRDSDFDLMSWDDIKFLSNYGLIEFGSHTATHNILSQMDPSDAVKEIKESCETIEHHCGKSCQFFAYPNGRKIDFTDYVKEQLKKSQVDCALTTIPGLNDRSEDLFELKRVSIGADISPARFKCLVSGLSYHFKNSSLIP, from the coding sequence ATGCGAAATGGGAAACCCCTTCCGGATTACACAGCCGTGGTCACTTTTGATGATGGATATCGCAATAACTATACGATTGCTTATCCCATATTAAGCCAGTACCATATCCCAGCGGTAATTTTTTTGGCGACAAGGTGTGTGTCAGACCAAGTCCATTGTTGGCCCGATCGTTTATACCTTGCTATTAAACACACTTCTAAGCAGGGGATTGATCTAACCAAATGGGGCCTGCCATATTATTCTCTTCGTTTACCCATTGAAAAGGAAATGGCAAATCAAGAAATTGCTGAATACTTAAAAATGTTACCACGCCATGAAAAGGACCTCATTTTAGAAGAAATAATCGATCATTTGAAAATTCATTCGATTTCAAGAGATTCAGATTTTGATCTGATGTCTTGGGATGATATAAAATTTTTAAGTAATTATGGTTTGATTGAATTCGGCTCCCATACGGCTACCCATAATATCTTAAGTCAAATGGACCCCTCAGATGCCGTGAAGGAAATCAAGGAGTCTTGTGAAACGATTGAGCATCATTGCGGAAAAAGTTGCCAATTTTTTGCTTACCCCAATGGAAGGAAGATCGACTTTACGGACTATGTAAAAGAACAATTGAAAAAATCCCAAGTAGATTGTGCATTGACGACCATTCCGGGTCTAAATGATCGATCTGAAGATTTGTTCGAACTAAAAAGAGTTTCTATCGGTGCCGATATCAGTCCTGCGCGATTTAAATGCCTCGTTTCAGGATTATCCTACCACTTTAAAAATTCAAGCTTGATCCCCTAA
- a CDS encoding phosphotransferase: MPSSVSLSKVEKQATRKTKKDFQKIVDAVFERIRKNYKEIFGLDSIPTIERLNTICRPRSLVLKVNLCNGSTGRNYFVKIFQFPDQKLGYEKMAREYRVLKALNEQNHRLVEFDVIFPIACFEDLQAIVTEEFSGQAFSHILKHGTRFHFGFRSITQIEQYCQFSGRWLSHFQKESNRINGRPYSHSETVIDIHAQVTNARERGFLSGQISDQVREHVERVASEVCYDIPISGMHSDFIPSNILVGDRNVTVLDFADFRKGPIYRDVITMLHALDNYCWNPLVRVGTIRSLQSLFLSSYGTKIRKQDIPLVSLLEIRQALGEILSLSHSMRNQWLLSPAYRLALHRLTKRLSQIIKNWRREGESYTICGVEWGVDDHGSK; encoded by the coding sequence ATGCCATCGAGCGTATCCTTGAGTAAGGTGGAAAAGCAAGCCACCAGGAAGACTAAAAAAGATTTTCAAAAAATCGTTGACGCCGTATTCGAACGTATTAGGAAGAATTACAAAGAGATATTCGGTTTAGACTCGATTCCCACTATTGAAAGATTGAATACCATCTGCAGGCCCCGATCCCTTGTACTGAAGGTTAACCTATGCAATGGAAGCACTGGCCGTAATTACTTCGTCAAGATCTTTCAATTCCCAGATCAGAAACTGGGTTATGAAAAAATGGCTAGAGAATATAGGGTTCTCAAGGCTCTAAATGAACAAAATCATCGATTAGTGGAGTTCGATGTTATCTTTCCCATCGCTTGTTTTGAGGATCTGCAAGCCATTGTTACTGAGGAATTCTCCGGCCAGGCCTTCAGCCATATCCTTAAACATGGCACCCGTTTTCATTTTGGATTTAGGTCAATTACACAAATCGAGCAGTATTGTCAATTTTCTGGCAGATGGTTAAGCCATTTCCAGAAAGAGTCCAATCGGATTAATGGGCGTCCTTACAGTCATTCTGAAACGGTAATCGATATCCATGCACAAGTGACAAATGCACGAGAAAGGGGTTTCCTTAGTGGGCAGATATCCGATCAGGTAAGAGAGCACGTGGAACGGGTGGCTTCAGAGGTGTGTTATGACATACCCATATCTGGAATGCATTCGGACTTTATTCCGTCGAATATTCTGGTTGGAGACCGTAACGTGACGGTGCTGGATTTTGCAGATTTTAGGAAAGGACCGATTTATCGAGATGTCATCACCATGTTACATGCCTTGGATAACTACTGTTGGAATCCCTTAGTTAGGGTTGGAACCATCAGGAGTTTACAAAGTCTGTTTTTGTCAAGCTATGGAACGAAGATTCGAAAACAAGATATACCGCTTGTCAGCCTTCTTGAAATTCGACAAGCATTAGGGGAAATACTAAGTCTTTCTCACAGTATGCGAAATCAATGGCTATTATCTCCGGCCTACCGTCTGGCCCTACATCGATTAACCAAACGTTTGTCTCAGATAATTAAAAATTGGAGGAGAGAAGGAGAGTCTTACACGATTTGTGGTGTTGAATGGGGTGTGGATGACCATGGAAGCAAGTAA
- a CDS encoding glycosyltransferase: MEQQRMINKEIKELDSEKTSDVAIDISVVVPVTERIDDLREIYVQYARKLSAYGKAFEFIFVVDGSYLNVIGVLNDLKKTYQNIKIVSLSRSFGEATALSVGFEVSRAPVIMTISSYFQVEPEEIDRILNKVFQENYDLAISRRFPRIDSFFNRIQSWIFHRLTQLLTGRTYHDLSCGLRAIKRKVVEEVPLYGDLHRFLPLLSYERGFRVAEVCVKQSAYDKKRRIFKPGIYIRRLLDILTLFFLFKFTKKPLRFFGLLGSGLVGIGGMIIVYLGADRILGHGAIADRPILVLGVLLIVLGVQLFSIGLLGEIIIFTHARKVKDYAIERILE, from the coding sequence ATGGAACAACAAAGAATGATAAACAAGGAAATAAAAGAATTGGATAGTGAAAAAACATCGGATGTTGCAATCGATATTTCGGTCGTGGTCCCTGTTACTGAACGGATTGACGATCTTCGAGAAATTTACGTCCAATACGCACGAAAGCTTTCAGCATATGGAAAAGCCTTTGAATTTATTTTTGTTGTGGATGGATCCTATTTGAATGTTATCGGTGTATTGAATGATTTGAAAAAAACGTATCAAAATATCAAAATCGTTTCCTTAAGTCGATCTTTTGGAGAAGCAACAGCGTTATCGGTGGGTTTTGAGGTTTCAAGGGCACCCGTTATAATGACAATATCCTCCTATTTTCAAGTTGAACCCGAAGAAATCGATCGAATTTTGAATAAGGTTTTTCAAGAAAATTATGATCTTGCCATTTCCAGGAGATTTCCTCGTATTGATTCCTTTTTCAACCGGATACAATCTTGGATCTTTCATCGGCTAACCCAGTTACTGACGGGGAGAACCTATCATGACCTGAGTTGCGGACTTCGAGCGATAAAGAGAAAAGTTGTCGAAGAAGTCCCTCTTTACGGAGACCTCCATCGATTTCTACCCTTATTGAGTTACGAGAGAGGATTTCGGGTGGCAGAGGTTTGCGTAAAGCAAAGCGCCTATGATAAAAAGCGGAGGATTTTTAAACCCGGAATCTATATCAGAAGGCTACTGGATATCCTAACACTATTCTTTCTATTCAAATTCACGAAAAAACCCTTGCGGTTCTTTGGGTTGCTGGGATCGGGTCTGGTGGGAATTGGAGGAATGATCATTGTTTACTTGGGAGCAGACCGGATCCTAGGACACGGCGCCATCGCTGACCGACCTATTCTAGTCCTCGGTGTATTGCTTATCGTTTTGGGAGTTCAGTTATTTTCTATTGGTCTTCTGGGTGAAATAATCATTTTTACTCATGCAAGGAAAGTAAAGGACTATGCCATCGAGCGTATCCTTGAGTAA
- a CDS encoding glycosyltransferase family 2 protein: MRFQKLEKTASDLDWKIDLSIVIPVMNEEESILELYSSIKNICDGLALQYEIVFIDDGSQDKTFRLLTEMQLKDQRIRIIKFRKNYGQTSAMAAGFELARGKIIVSMDGDLQNDPSDIPRLLDKIEEGYDVVCGWRKRRQDKFWSRLLPSMIANWIISSVTGVKIHDNGCSLKAFRGSVIKNVTLYNEMHRFIPAMSTLTGARISEIVVNHHPRHFGKSKYGIGRTWRVVLDIITVKMIISFSSRPALWFGFLSVPFTLLAFIAVFLGMGMFLGEQIDGWLILSTVSFLLLSLSAHLFAMGIIGELSVKMGDNWPERGIKPTMVVQ; the protein is encoded by the coding sequence ATGCGGTTTCAAAAACTTGAAAAAACGGCATCGGACCTTGATTGGAAAATAGACCTTTCAATTGTGATTCCAGTAATGAATGAAGAGGAATCGATTTTAGAGTTGTATTCTTCCATAAAAAATATTTGTGATGGGTTAGCCCTCCAATATGAAATCGTATTTATCGATGATGGAAGCCAGGATAAGACATTTAGATTGCTAACCGAAATGCAGCTTAAAGATCAAAGGATTCGGATCATCAAGTTCAGAAAGAATTACGGGCAAACCTCTGCCATGGCAGCAGGGTTCGAATTGGCGCGGGGAAAGATCATTGTGAGTATGGATGGAGATCTCCAGAACGACCCCTCTGATATTCCCCGGCTCCTGGATAAGATTGAAGAAGGATATGACGTCGTCTGCGGTTGGCGGAAAAGGCGGCAGGATAAATTTTGGAGCCGCTTATTACCCTCAATGATTGCCAATTGGATTATTAGTAGCGTAACGGGAGTAAAAATCCATGATAATGGCTGTTCCTTAAAAGCTTTCCGCGGTTCTGTGATTAAAAATGTAACGCTTTATAATGAGATGCACCGATTTATCCCTGCCATGTCGACACTAACCGGAGCGAGAATTTCAGAGATTGTGGTCAATCACCATCCACGACATTTTGGAAAGAGCAAATATGGGATTGGGAGAACCTGGAGGGTGGTTCTCGATATTATTACCGTAAAAATGATTATAAGTTTTTCTTCTCGTCCGGCGCTTTGGTTTGGTTTCTTAAGCGTACCCTTCACCCTTTTAGCCTTCATCGCAGTCTTTTTAGGAATGGGCATGTTTCTGGGTGAACAAATCGACGGTTGGTTGATTTTATCAACGGTCAGTTTTCTTCTGTTATCCTTAAGTGCCCATCTCTTTGCGATGGGAATTATAGGAGAACTTTCGGTGAAAATGGGGGATAATTGGCCTGAAAGGGGTATTAAGCCAACCATGGTGGTTCAATAG
- a CDS encoding LamG-like jellyroll fold domain-containing protein has product MREQRVKYFTLSTLYLVVLFVLLLSPFDLHLPILKSEIQWLEQSRGMEIRGTAGIRSSSSAEKLYNAMKTGSGITLEFWITTKHLNQKGPARIISYSANKVRRNFTIGQEGRDLIVRLRTTKTNLNGKNPEWRVEDVLDSNHPQHIAVTYDFFKEKIYVDGQLRDSSTALSGDFSNWNPTFPLLIGNEGTGNRPWVGKIFLVALYNRALSEQEVVQNYRAESLKGIPGNGPSGRVMDGITTLYLFDQRKGEVIMDKSGVKPFIQTQILTGPEITNQVFLMHPFQNFNLSWKQLTDILINIVLFIPLGYLAYAATVFANNDSGIKMVSVLILGVFFSLCMEYLQYYSLVRISSLMDVINNGIGTFLGIIIQRFRTVST; this is encoded by the coding sequence ATGAGAGAACAACGAGTCAAGTATTTCACACTCTCAACTTTATACCTTGTTGTACTTTTTGTTTTATTATTATCCCCTTTTGATCTCCACCTTCCCATCTTGAAAAGTGAGATTCAATGGCTTGAGCAGTCAAGAGGGATGGAAATTAGAGGGACGGCAGGGATTAGATCCTCCTCATCCGCGGAGAAGTTATATAACGCAATGAAGACAGGTTCGGGGATAACCTTAGAGTTTTGGATAACGACCAAGCATTTAAATCAAAAAGGACCCGCTCGAATTATAAGCTATTCCGCTAATAAGGTTAGAAGAAATTTTACCATAGGCCAGGAAGGAAGAGATCTTATTGTTAGATTAAGAACAACAAAGACGAATCTCAATGGGAAAAATCCCGAATGGAGAGTGGAAGATGTATTGGATTCCAATCATCCTCAGCATATTGCCGTTACATATGACTTTTTTAAAGAAAAAATTTATGTGGATGGGCAGCTTCGTGATTCATCGACTGCCCTGAGTGGTGATTTCTCCAATTGGAATCCGACTTTCCCTTTATTGATTGGGAATGAAGGGACAGGCAATCGCCCATGGGTCGGAAAGATATTTTTAGTCGCTCTATACAATCGAGCCTTATCAGAACAAGAGGTGGTTCAAAATTATCGTGCAGAATCTTTAAAAGGAATTCCCGGAAATGGTCCTTCAGGTCGAGTCATGGATGGAATTACTACGTTATATTTGTTTGATCAAAGAAAGGGAGAGGTCATCATGGATAAGAGTGGGGTGAAACCGTTCATTCAAACTCAAATTCTTACCGGACCAGAGATTACCAATCAGGTATTCCTTATGCATCCTTTCCAAAACTTTAACCTCTCATGGAAGCAGTTAACGGATATACTTATCAATATTGTTCTCTTTATTCCATTGGGTTATTTGGCTTATGCTGCAACGGTATTTGCAAATAATGATTCAGGGATTAAAATGGTGTCGGTTTTAATTTTAGGGGTTTTTTTTTCCCTTTGCATGGAGTACCTCCAGTATTACTCGTTGGTTAGAATTTCATCGCTGATGGACGTGATCAATAACGGAATCGGTACGTTTCTTGGTATTATTATCCAAAGATTCCGGACTGTATCTACCTAA
- a CDS encoding glycosyltransferase family 1 protein — protein sequence MKIAIMMRAMDQDSGHRAIIEGLIENMLEIDQENTYLLLYRSSKWFGRFSSYRNTKEILVHAPQKFLWDQIAVPYRAWREGADIIYNEKFSVPLISHCPVAMGIHEPAWWAWPEHYEWWDIAYIKTMLPLYCRKASVLFAISNFIIEENRKYIGLSFNKAVVTYPAPREYFRPIHEPGLLESFREKYQLPERFILGVTRVDHVGNENPTYYGGKNVETIIRAYLLSRHEYPHKLVIAGRNVKEYLLHTGWTRDELEGVHFIGFVPHKEIPKLYNLASLFVIPSFYESYAMAMVEAMSCGCPVIASKTGACPEIGGGAAVLADPKKPEDFSQKMVNVLTNEDFRIGLRKKSLDRSTFFNWERSANITLQELKKTVRVMK from the coding sequence ATGAAAATAGCGATAATGATGCGTGCAATGGATCAAGATAGTGGACACCGGGCAATTATAGAAGGCCTAATCGAGAATATGTTGGAAATAGACCAGGAGAACACTTACCTGCTTTTATATAGGTCCTCAAAGTGGTTTGGGCGCTTTTCTTCCTATCGAAATACTAAGGAAATTCTTGTTCATGCTCCCCAAAAGTTCCTCTGGGATCAGATTGCCGTTCCCTATCGGGCGTGGAGGGAAGGAGCCGATATTATATATAACGAAAAATTTAGTGTCCCCCTAATCAGTCATTGTCCTGTGGCAATGGGAATTCATGAGCCCGCCTGGTGGGCGTGGCCTGAGCATTATGAATGGTGGGACATTGCCTATATTAAAACAATGCTCCCCTTGTATTGTCGAAAAGCATCTGTCTTGTTTGCAATCTCCAATTTTATAATTGAGGAGAATCGAAAATATATAGGATTATCGTTCAATAAAGCAGTTGTTACATATCCTGCTCCGCGGGAATATTTTCGGCCGATCCATGAACCAGGCTTGCTTGAATCTTTTCGAGAAAAATATCAGCTTCCGGAAAGATTTATCCTTGGGGTTACTCGAGTGGATCATGTGGGAAATGAAAATCCAACCTATTATGGAGGAAAGAATGTTGAGACAATTATCCGAGCATACCTTCTATCGCGTCATGAATATCCCCACAAGCTCGTAATCGCAGGTCGAAATGTGAAAGAATATCTTCTCCATACGGGTTGGACCCGGGATGAGCTAGAAGGGGTTCATTTTATTGGGTTTGTCCCTCACAAAGAAATTCCTAAACTTTATAATCTTGCCAGTCTATTTGTTATTCCATCTTTTTATGAAAGTTATGCAATGGCAATGGTCGAAGCCATGAGCTGTGGTTGTCCTGTTATTGCATCAAAGACCGGGGCTTGTCCGGAGATTGGTGGAGGTGCCGCAGTCCTTGCAGATCCAAAAAAACCAGAGGATTTTTCGCAAAAAATGGTTAACGTGTTAACCAACGAAGATTTCAGGATAGGGTTAAGGAAAAAAAGTTTGGATCGGTCGACCTTTTTTAATTGGGAGCGGAGTGCAAATATTACACTTCAGGAACTCAAAAAAACAGTTCGCGTTATGAAATAA
- a CDS encoding sulfotransferase: MNNNKNIQEGFQDCFPIFVVGAARSGTTMLQLIINAHPKIAIFGEIHYFDQILQIKRFIPSMSRDEDLEKFFSFVRRIRAFQFLPGIEEILSGVKDRMLVIKSRTYEGFYRILLEEYAKIKGATRFGEKTPGNVRHIDQLFRIFPNAKVIHIIRDPRDVVASSLKMPDASKDIIIHALSWASDIVLGNHFSNREESYIEVRYEDLTQHPKEEMERLCRFVGEEYSETMLEFYKTSTNYFKNEPWKKGTLKRVNTQSIRKGEKVLSRSKIFIIQKLTGFLMREYGYEFSSIAFNKKLLAFIYLPIELLKSSMHQIKKMNLRRKPNKNLIVSGQNQALPKTFFSLLLKRPNVKARHSAYYPETQ; this comes from the coding sequence ATGAATAATAATAAAAATATTCAAGAAGGCTTTCAAGACTGTTTTCCAATTTTTGTCGTAGGAGCCGCAAGGTCAGGCACAACCATGTTGCAGCTCATAATCAATGCCCATCCCAAAATTGCTATTTTTGGGGAGATTCATTATTTTGACCAAATTTTGCAAATCAAGCGATTCATACCTTCAATGAGTAGGGATGAAGATTTGGAAAAATTTTTTTCTTTTGTGAGAAGAATTCGAGCGTTCCAGTTTTTGCCGGGTATTGAGGAAATTCTTTCGGGGGTTAAAGATAGAATGCTAGTGATCAAGTCGAGAACTTATGAGGGATTCTATAGGATTCTTCTCGAGGAGTACGCAAAAATAAAGGGGGCAACCAGGTTTGGGGAAAAAACACCAGGGAATGTGAGGCATATTGATCAACTTTTTAGAATATTTCCTAATGCCAAGGTTATTCATATTATCCGGGACCCCAGGGATGTTGTGGCCTCCAGTTTGAAAATGCCAGATGCCTCAAAGGATATCATTATACATGCTCTTTCTTGGGCAAGTGATATTGTTTTGGGTAATCATTTTTCCAATAGAGAAGAATCCTATATTGAAGTTCGGTATGAGGATTTAACTCAACACCCTAAAGAGGAGATGGAAAGATTATGCAGGTTTGTGGGAGAGGAATATTCCGAAACCATGTTGGAATTCTATAAGACATCTACTAATTATTTTAAAAATGAACCTTGGAAAAAGGGAACTTTAAAAAGGGTAAACACCCAATCTATCCGGAAGGGGGAAAAAGTATTGTCACGGTCAAAGATATTCATCATTCAAAAATTAACTGGTTTTCTCATGAGAGAATATGGGTATGAGTTTTCATCTATTGCCTTTAATAAAAAGCTATTGGCCTTTATCTACCTCCCAATTGAATTGTTAAAGTCCAGCATGCATCAAATTAAAAAGATGAACCTGAGAAGAAAACCCAACAAAAATCTAATCGTATCAGGGCAAAATCAAGCCTTGCCAAAAACTTTTTTTAGTCTTCTCTTAAAGAGGCCTAACGTTAAGGCTCGTCATTCCGCATACTATCCTGAAACACAGTAG
- a CDS encoding lysylphosphatidylglycerol synthase transmembrane domain-containing protein, with product MKLFLKAAVTITLFVLILWKLGGVSELGRMIMTPNPIYLLLVFGVNTIDRAIMTFKWKLLLKGRGIFLPFVKGMNIYCASMVWGIFLPATVGADAIRAYSTTRIGLKSNEVIASIIIERMIGFLSALLVGLIGFSILTISGALDDRFQSVWWVGGLFLLLSTFGFAMSFSQTVFDFIRERILGSFRESWLLKKITKFHMIYREYQNDKTTLFKFSSLTFGEQFLPILHAWLIAKAIGVDIGLVYIAGIVPLTLLITRIPIAINGLGVFDATFMVFMSMVGVPPAEALAITLIGRVVQILSWIPWWLAYVLGSGSFRPPRQVTEENV from the coding sequence ATGAAATTATTTTTAAAAGCTGCGGTAACAATTACTTTGTTCGTGTTAATCCTATGGAAATTAGGGGGAGTAAGCGAACTCGGGCGGATGATTATGACACCCAATCCAATCTACCTTTTATTGGTATTCGGGGTGAATACGATTGATCGAGCCATTATGACTTTTAAGTGGAAATTGTTATTAAAGGGAAGGGGTATTTTTCTTCCTTTCGTTAAGGGAATGAATATTTATTGCGCATCGATGGTTTGGGGTATTTTTCTTCCTGCCACAGTGGGTGCAGATGCAATTAGAGCTTATAGCACGACACGAATTGGATTAAAATCCAATGAGGTTATTGCTTCAATTATTATTGAACGGATGATCGGTTTTCTCTCTGCACTCTTGGTCGGCTTGATAGGGTTTTCGATTCTTACGATATCAGGGGCTCTTGATGATCGATTCCAGTCGGTATGGTGGGTGGGAGGATTATTTCTTCTATTATCAACCTTTGGTTTTGCGATGTCTTTTAGCCAAACCGTTTTTGATTTTATTAGGGAGAGAATTTTGGGGTCCTTCAGGGAATCGTGGCTCTTAAAAAAGATTACCAAGTTTCACATGATCTATCGGGAATATCAAAATGATAAAACAACCCTTTTTAAATTTTCTTCACTAACATTTGGCGAGCAGTTTCTTCCAATCCTTCATGCGTGGCTAATTGCCAAGGCGATTGGTGTTGACATCGGTCTTGTTTATATTGCTGGAATTGTACCTTTAACTCTTTTGATTACAAGGATTCCGATTGCCATCAATGGGCTAGGGGTCTTTGATGCTACTTTTATGGTATTCATGTCAATGGTTGGAGTTCCTCCCGCAGAAGCCCTTGCCATTACGCTTATCGGTCGGGTGGTCCAAATATTATCCTGGATTCCTTGGTGGTTGGCCTACGTCCTTGGGAGCGGCAGTTTTCGTCCTCCTCGACAGGTTACGGAAGAGAACGTGTAG